The genomic window TACAGTACTATtaactatgatttatttactttcctttCTTATGGTTGCTAATAAATATGTACCAATATTTATGCAACCATTGTTGCtgttctatttctatttattgcGTGTTTTGCCACTTCCACACAGTACCGTAGGAATCTCTCACGATATTTTTTGCTGCCAATTAATTCGGCAATAGTTGTGTTTGTTAATCTTACGTCCAGCTCAAATTCGAGGTCCTGACGCACCGCCGCATATACTGGGCAATCCAGCAGCAGGTGCGGTATGTCCTCGTCTTTGTCTGGATCGCATATGCACGATGGGTTCCCCTTACACTTGAAACGATTCAAGTATGATGAGAACCCACCATGCCCGGTTAGTACCTGTGTCACTATTCCTACGGGCCGGACCTGTTTCACAATACGGAAGGCAGCTATGGCATCTGGTAGGAACATCTTCGTCACCGAGGCCGTCTCGCCCGATACATATCTCCGATTCCATTCATCGAGCGATCCCATGCGGATTTGGCTTCTGATGAATGAAATCGGACACTATACAGACCAAAGCTACCCTCAGGGCGCTTGAGGATCAGATCCGTGGCCCTGCATATGGCCAGTAATTCCGCTTGGTAGACTGTGCAGTATGCGGCGAGGCTAAGCTTGAGGTTGCGGGTTTCGCCGTCATTATCCCAAATGGATAACGCGGCGCCAACCTTCCCCTCAATCTTGCTGCCGTCGGTGAAGATTCGCACCGTCTGCACATTCCTGCTGTCTACCTGCTCTTGGTCTTCCAAGCATTCGAATTCCAAGGTCATCTGCAGGGCCGGATGAGGAGTTTCTGCAAATCGCGCCGCAGCCTCGATCTCCCTATCTCCGGGGATGTGCCGGGACGACCCTTTCCTGGCTTCATACAGTGCGGCTGCTTCCTGTATGCGCAGGTCCAAAGGTAGTATCCCGGACAGCACCAGGGCAGAGTTGAGCGACACCGTACGGTACGACTTGCATAGCTTCTGCGCGAAACCTCTTTGGATTGAGTTCAGCTTCTTCCGTATTCCGAGCTTAGCGGTAGCGGGAGCCCAGGCCGCGGCTGCGTATGTGATTACCGGTTCTACTGCTGCCGTGTAAATTGTTCTAATTATTTCCTCGTTTAGACCCCAATCTACCTTTGCCGCTCTTGAGAGCCGTTTATAAATTTCAGCGGCTTTAATGCAGACGTTTTTAGTATGCTCATTAAAAGTCATCTTGTCATCGATGGTCAGCCCCAGGAGCTTTATTTTTCTAACCATTTCTATGCTGCTCCCAGCCATGCTCAGAACCGGAGTgtcatattttagtttgttgGTCACTAACATGGCGCTCGTTTTGTGCGGTGCGAACCTCAACTTATTATTGACACCCCAGCTATGAACACGGCCCAGGATAGCATTGGTTTTCATGGATAATTCTTTTTTTCGacttaaactcatggtatggcGTCAGTTCAAACAGAAACCaagtatatataaaaaagtacaactaaataaaacaaatacggTTTCTATAAGCCCCGAGATGACCATAGGGTAGATTTCGTTTCGACTTTTCTCTTTACCTCTCTCGCTCATGTGTTATTACGCATTTGAGTCAAACAGTTAAGCGCTTAATAACTTCGGAGTCTAAGAAATAAAAGACGGTCGCATTCCCTAAACGTTCCACTATTACGGTAAGTGTATCGCGTGACGTCATCGTTGCGAAACTGCTCATCCTCCCACGATCACATCGCCTATTGTGCCTTGTGCCGCAGGGTCCAGCCCGATTGGTCATAATGGCCGGCTTACATTATCTTGGTGCTTAGTAGAAACGTGTAAACGGATATAGAGAGTATACTTAACTCATTCAATGAAGCAAATTTCGCTCTTACTAGTCAGCAGGCTTACTCCCGAAATAAATACGGTTCtgttttcgattttgttttggttttcgATTCCAACCAAGACCGTGTTACGATATCGCTTTATTAGCGTCTCaatctttgaataattattgtGCAAACAAGCTTCATTGCGCCTGAAGCCTACTTCCTAGGCAAATGGCGTTTCTGAAAGCTTTAACGTCATTTaataacgctcaaatgtatgcaAATGACATGCTCGTCGACAAGTCACGTGACATTGATATGTCATCTCCATAAATTGGAGCGTTTTCCATTGAAGCTAATGGTTGAAGAAATGTCATTTCGGTACAAGGGAGGCGCGgcttctttttcataaaaatgtaatggCTGATCGACATTTTCAGCCGTGGTAAATTTGTGAATTCCTAATGTTTGATGATACATTCATCTCATACTCCGAGTATTATCCGGATAACTTGCCTCTCTAGTTGTACTAAATAACTAAATGTATTCCAGCCTTAACGTTGTAATGCCAGTGTTTTAATCAGCCTGTGTTTCTTTGTTGGTGAACATGATAAACATCTCCGATCCTAAATGAGGTTGTAATGTGCGGACCTTTTTAGTTTTGTGACCTACATTTTCGAGGTTGCGTTTAGGACTAATTTGTTTCTACTGCTTATGGTGTGTTAATCCCTCCATACAAATGAGTATTGGAAGAGAGGTGAATGAAATAAGCAACGcgcaaatttaaaatattgggaACAAATtggaagtaaaaataaaacagcggCTTTATAATTGATATAATATAAGTGTAATCTAAAAGATGAATTAAATTTGCTAAAACAATATAtgaataaaagtaacatttaaataggtataaaattaaacattattacacAAACGTactaataataagaaaattgactaaaaataaaaataagtaattaaacatagtagcataagaattaaaaaatcataaaacaattaattataaatgacaaCTTATTATGTTCCAGTGCTGCTGGCCGGTGTCATCGCTCAGAACGGGTATGACTACAACAGGCCCAACCGACCCTTCGGCCAGGGAACATCGTCGAGCCGGCCCGGGACATCACCCGGGTCAGGCAGCACCACCCCATCCTACTCCCTCAGACCTCAGAGCGACGACTATAACGGCAACGGAGGTCCAACCACAGGCTACCCGTCAGGACCACAAAACTACCCTAACTCAGGAAACCAGAGACCAGGATACCCCGGCTCGTCATACCCAGGACAAGGCCCCAGTGGGCCCTCTGGTGGCTATCCCGGACAGTCCGATAACTCCTACAATCAAGGACGAGGGCCTACTAGGTATCCAGGTCAAGGATCAAGATACCCCGGACAAGGTCAAAACTATCCTGGACAACCTGGCTCTAATTACGGTACTACAAGTTTTTCTGACACTGGTAGCTACGAAGGCGGTGACTATTCAGCTATTCCTGGTGAACCCGAAATTGATTATCCTGTACTTTCATACATTCCTCAAACTTCGTTCAGCTGCAAGTCTCAACAGTTACCTGGTTACTATGCTGATGTCGACGCACGTTGCCAAGTATTCCACGTTTGCTCAAACAACAGGACCTATGACTTCCTCTGTCCAAACGGAACCATCTTCTCACAAGAGGACTTTGTATGCGTCTGGTGGAACCAGTTCACCTGTGAGTCTGCTCCTGGTTTGTACCAACTGAACGCTAAACTATACGACTACTCTAAAACAGGATCACAATCAAATCAGGACTACCCTTCTAGCTTCAATGATTACCCTGGCTCTTCGTACCCAGGAAATAGAGGACCGCAGGGACCGTCTTCATATCCAGGATCAGGTACCTCACGACCATCAAGCTATCCGGGAAGCTCCGGGCCTACAACACCATATCCTTCAGTCACATTGACCAGCTCTTACCCAGGTTCTCAAAGTTCATCAGGAGGTTACCCTAGCTCACAAGGTCCATCTGGGAGCTATCCTGGATCTCAGGGAACGTCTGACGGTTACCCTGGATCCCAAAACTCTGGAAACTATCCAAACTATCAAGGACCAGGATCTTACCCTAGCGGCCCGCAAGGACCATCGACAGGACCTGGAAGCACAGGATCTGGTTACCCAGGATCCGGACCGAGCACATCCTACCCTGGATCAAGTCCTGGGAATCAAGGCTATCCGTCAGGTAGACCAAGTGGGCCTGGTTACCAGAATGGGAACCGAGGACGACCAGCTCAAAAACCGAACAGAGAATATCTCCCACCTAGAAACTAGAGGTGCCCCTAAAATATAGGCAATGCCAGGAAAAAAAGACTAGAAAAAGCCTACGTGTACCTGATTATATTTGGATTCGATATTACATAAACATAGATACGTAGTTGTAAGTACATACCCGAATAATTAGGAATAAATACCCTAATAACGGGAGCCAGTATTAAGCACAATTTTGACAAACGAAAAAGTTGGTGCTGACTTGTTTAAACTATAAGTAGGTGTATAATCATAAGAAATAATATCTTTAGTTGTTATATCCgtgatagtttgtttttaatgtttaactttagtagataaaacaaaaaaaatgtgaaatcaAAATTAGACTTAAAAGAGTTCCTTGAGTGTAGTTCAAAACGAAAGTTACCAAAACTAGTATTcgttattaagaaaaaataaatgtaaaaaaaaacctgataaCTACGTTAACGTAGACATGTAAAAGCTTAGACGTTAATGTCACTTTTTGTAAATACACAATTGTAATCCAATAAACGAATAAGCAACTGTACGCACTATTGTTTTGGGATGTTCCTTATTCTTCTTCAAGGGTACACCAGTTTCCGATACCCGCCgataattatatacatacaaacttcaAGGGCTTAGAAGTCGCGTACCAAATGATCTCAGTGAAAAGTCACTTAAAAAAAGCTCAATGTCATAATAGGCACCAGGCTCATCACGATCTCATTTCCCCTCTCATTCTCTTATTCACTGAGTGCTTTCTCTTGGTTGGATATAATAACAGTTGATTTCTTCTTGTTTGACATCTTGTCTGTCAAAGATCGACCACCAAAACACTGGATATTTTTGAGCAAGATACTCAGATCCTTCAATTCCTTACATTCCTCAGGCAAATAATTACCTTCCACAATGATATTTAGAAGCCCACACAGACGAGCTGTTTTTGTTCTCTGCTGGTATGATAACAAAGAGATCAGCTGCTGAATGCTTGCGAAAGTTAAGTTGTTGTAAGCCAAGTTTAAATAGCAAAGCACTAAGTTACCTACACTGAAGCAATGCCCATTCAACACCTTAGTTGTTTCAACGCCAAAAGGGTCTTCGAAGGGCCCCATCATATCTGCAACCATTATTTCCACCTTCGCCTTCATCCCTTCGTCTGACAAACTCTCTCTCACTTTTTCTTTTCTAGCACTGTGACCCCTCGAAGGCGCTGATCTTTTCGATGACTTTTTTGAAGTATGATCTTCCAGTTTGAATTCACAAAGACCTCTGTGGATaagttcttgttttttattcaaataatccGCAAGTCGCTTACGCTTGGCTATTATTTCTTCTGAGGTCAAAGGAAATTGTTTAAGTACTTCAAAGATGAAGTTTGCACCGACGTCAGTTATTTGATTGCCCGCTACGTTCAAATACCGCAAATGTCTATTAGTTCTGAGGGCAGCTCCTAAATGTTCAGCTCCGACGTCCGTTATGTAGTTGGTAGACAGATTTAGAGTAACCAGTGTATTTTCAGCAGGCTCTAAGTATTTCAGTCTTGCGGCAATACGTTCACACACAATATCATTTATATTGCACCTAGCTAGCGATAGACTTCGTATAGAAGATGTGTCGCATAGAAGAACGTCGTAGTTGCCTTCTCGAAGAGGTGATTGATCGAGACAAACTTCGGTTATATTAGTAAGGGGAAGCAACTTACTCAATTCATGAATGGTGTACATATCAACCTTACAACCctttattacaaacttttgcAGATTTTTATTGAAGGGAGCTATCAACGCTATGAGTCGCATGAGAACCCACGGAATAGCATGGTACTGATATTTGTTCATATGTATTTCTGTCAGTCGATTCAAATGATCGTAATACGTCATGACAAGTAAAGTGTGATCATCGAGTACTAGCGACTTCTCTGTCCTGGTATCATCATCGGAAGTTACTATATCTGTCAACTGAGGGATGATACTCTTGcgtttgaattttgattttgattcataTTTCTTTCCACTTTTAGATACGGCATCTAGAAATTAAAACGGAGTGAATTGTAACGAACGAGAGGCTCTGAAAATCGGGAATGCAGCTTGGAAAAGCACCCActaacttttaatattgtttttttactgtaaatatatataacgtattttaataaacattaccaTTCAACTCctcgttttataatattatgtaaggtATAATTGTATCGTCTTTAATTGAAAAGACTACTTATTAGATCGAACGCTGAAATAATTTGTCAACTCGGACCAGGAGTTCCAGGTGCTTCAaactcttcaattttattttattatggcaCTCTAACGACTTattcacaaacaaaatttttgCATAAGGATAATATAGCGGAAGATTCTTACCTCGATTGATTTCTTTTCCGACAGTTACAGAAATCGGGCAGTCGAAGTGTTTGCATGATGTTCCTATAAATTCATCGAAGTCTAATGGTTTCCCTGGTTTCCCATCCTCAGAACGGAGGGAGAGTAATGATCTTGTCAGTTCTACTTTATCTAGCTTAAACGATCTCAATGACACCGCCCTCAGCGTCATTTCAcaagaacaaaaaaacacaataaaaaattaaattatatcaaatgttataaatacgATATATGAAaactaatgtatatttttacaatgaaaaaCTGTTGAGATGTTCATGTGACCAATGATGTATGTGCAACTTTTGAATTATGTCAATCAAGGGTCACGACTACGAAGTTCATAGATTGCTTGATCAAAACTTACACCGAAAAAGGAGgtcttgtttctttttttctcctGCACTTACAGATCGTATTTATACTTTGCGAGTTTGTGATTACTCAGTACTTATACTGAAGAATCATAAAACTCAAAATCTTTAAACAGTGTTTTGGAAAACATTCACACAAATCATTTGAACGTATTTTACTAGCATTGCCTTGTTGCTGCGTGTGTAATCCTTTTAAATGCCTTTAACATAAAAGAGAGTAATTTATAACAGGTTCAAAAGATATTAGTTGCGTACCCcatttcgtttataaatatgGCATGTCCGCACTCACAAGTCACAGATTTCAAAGAAATAGGTGTGTCCTAAAGTTTTAACTGACTTTGCTGTGTAAACATATACCAAGCAGCGTCAAACCTTCCTCTTTCCCTGAACGACAATCGTGGGGGCCTACCATCTTATAAAGGAAAATTACCatagaaagataaaaataagttttttgaagtgtactattaaatataaggctattactgcttcctctctcctaagttATTGCTGTGCCCAACaataatggttctgtatcatTACATTTTCAAGACCATCATGTatattatggaacgcaataaatcattcagtattgagtattaatgcagatgtggaagagagacacccctctacgccatgtagtgcgctatcacacttatacaactgcaataacataattttaaacatggTTGTTGGTCCGCTGACTCTTCCAAAGCATGGCTATACCCTACATAAGATAAGGGTAGGATGGTTAggaataaaatcaattcattCATATTGTACATACACTTTATTAGTATTAGGTACACaataattcaaacaattatgctaaactaaattaaacgtAAACTTAAAACGTATTTCTGATACTTAAAAGATCTAAAGTGAATAAATGAACTGATTACCTGACTGTACCTgcaaagtttaaatatatttaataactaaatacCTGGTGTACTAAATACAGTATACAACCAAACAAAACTTATGAAACAGTACTTAATCGTAAGGCTTTGAGAACCACGTCATTTCTTTGGtcttagaaaataaagtttcttcATTCCTTCTGAATGAACGAACTTACTAAATCGGAGTATAAAAAAACTCAAACAGCCTTCTTCTTATACATTACCTTTTCATAATCACTGAGTGTGTGTTTTCGACATCAATTTTCTTATCAGCGATGATGTTCGAGTCTTTCGAGGCGTAGGCGTCAAATCAGAAATAACTTTCTTCAAACACGCGTCGATTACATCAAGCTCCTCGCACTTCGGGGGCATCCAGTTCCCATCCAACGTAATCCGGATCAGACCAGTTTCAGGCAAAACTTTTTCAACCTCCGCCTGATATGTTACCACGTCCCGAATTTTAAGGATTGACTGATACTCCAAATCATTATATGCGATGttcaaagaagaaaaaataaggtTACCCTTCGAATATATGTAACCATCCTGATTGATAACATTATCGCCACAATAGGGATCCTTGAAATCTCCCACTATGGCTGTGGTCATAATTTCCGCTTGTGCCGTCAAATTTTCGTCCAGAATTCGTTTTGATTTCCTTCGCATACGCTTCACACTAAATATATTCTTCTTTCCTATTGTACTTTCGCCATCTTCACTTTTACCTTGTTTCAGCTCTTCTAAGCACCTGTTGTACAC from Trichoplusia ni isolate ovarian cell line Hi5 unplaced genomic scaffold, tn1 tig00000143, whole genome shotgun sequence includes these protein-coding regions:
- the LOC113506924 gene encoding calcium-binding protein P-like — translated: MTTYYVPVLLAGVIAQNGYDYNRPNRPFGQGTSSSRPGTSPGSGSTTPSYSLRPQSDDYNGNGGPTTGYPSGPQNYPNSGNQRPGYPGSSYPGQGPSGPSGGYPGQSDNSYNQGRGPTRYPGQGSRYPGQGQNYPGQPGSNYGTTSFSDTGSYEGGDYSAIPGEPEIDYPVLSYIPQTSFSCKSQQLPGYYADVDARCQVFHVCSNNRTYDFLCPNGTIFSQEDFVCVWWNQFTCESAPGLYQLNAKLYDYSKTGSQSNQDYPSSFNDYPGSSYPGNRGPQGPSSYPGSGTSRPSSYPGSSGPTTPYPSVTLTSSYPGSQSSSGGYPSSQGPSGSYPGSQGTSDGYPGSQNSGNYPNYQGPGSYPSGPQGPSTGPGSTGSGYPGSGPSTSYPGSSPGNQGYPSGRPSGPGYQNGNRGRPAQKPNREYLPPRN
- the LOC113506923 gene encoding leucine-rich repeat-containing protein 71-like produces the protein MTLRAVSLRSFKLDKVELTRSLLSLRSEDGKPGKPLDFDEFIGTSCKHFDCPISVTVGKEINRDAVSKSGKKYESKSKFKRKSIIPQLTDIVTSDDDTRTEKSLVLDDHTLLVMTYYDHLNRLTEIHMNKYQYHAIPWVLMRLIALIAPFNKNLQKFVIKGCKVDMYTIHELSKLLPLTNITEVCLDQSPLREGNYDVLLCDTSSIRSLSLARCNINDIVCERIAARLKYLEPAENTLVTLNLSTNYITDVGAEHLGAALRTNRHLRYLNVAGNQITDVGANFIFEVLKQFPLTSEEIIAKRKRLADYLNKKQELIHRGLCEFKLEDHTSKKSSKRSAPSRGHSARKEKVRESLSDEGMKAKVEIMVADMMGPFEDPFGVETTKVLNGHCFSVGNLVLCYLNLAYNNLTFASIQQLISLLSYQQRTKTARLCGLLNIIVEGNYLPEECKELKDLSILLKNIQCFGGRSLTDKMSNKKKSTVIISNQEKALSE